A section of the Oncorhynchus gorbuscha isolate QuinsamMale2020 ecotype Even-year unplaced genomic scaffold, OgorEven_v1.0 Un_scaffold_3936, whole genome shotgun sequence genome encodes:
- the LOC124028271 gene encoding receptor-type tyrosine-protein phosphatase beta-like: protein MRAVPGKVSQLSMEALDDSNSLKVMWAPPGGDWDKYRVLLLNGTQTLDNRTVEKEVVEYTFSGLGLVPGRTYRAGVMVESTGEQGTVEYCHRGIDLPQRPVESRPQLSQHGYAVSSAMAMPRLPTRDLTRDMRECTFNVLMPGRVFTITVTTKSGELNSSVSVLGRTVPLEVRRVHLSNQGHVDRLQASWELPPGDLDFCSLQLLHNNRAVQNHTVPANTTSLQLRDLRPGASYSLVVSTVSGGMVSKQAVAEGRTVPAAVGEVTVSNNGRPDFLGVSWQPAVGDVDSYLVLLKDRDRTVHNLVVSKASPECVFNSLTVREAVHRLHSNPQRQLPEQHGGDGSNTQ from the exons ATGCGAGCAG TCCCAGGTAAAGTGTCCCAGCTCTCTATGGAGGCGCTGGATGACTCCAACTCTCTGAAGGTGATGTGGGCTCCCCCTGGTGGAGACTGGGATAAGTACAGGGTGCTGCTGTTAAATGGGACCCAGACTCTGGATAACAGGACCGTGGAGAAAGAAGTGGTGGAGTACACCTTCTCTGGCCTGGGACTGGTTCCTGGGAGGACCTACAGGGCTGGGGTCATGGTGGAGAGCACTGGGGAGCAAGGCACTGTGGAGTACTGCCACAGAGGAATAG ACCTCCCTCAGCGCCCTGTGGAGTCACGCCCCCAACTCAGCCAACACGGCTACGCCGTTAGCTCCGCCATGGCAATGCCACGGTTGCCCACGAGAGACCTGACCCGTGACATGAGGGAGTGCACCTTCAACGTGCTCATGCCTGGACGCGTGTTCACCATTACCGTGACAACCAAGAGCGGGGAACTCAACAGCTCTGTGTCTGTGCTAGGGAGGACAG TACCTCTGGAGGTGAGGCGTGTCCACCTGAGCAACCAGGGCCACGTGGACAGGTTACAGGCCAGCTGGGAACTCCCCCCTGGAGATCTGGACTTCTGCAGCCTGCAGCTCCTCCACAACAACCGGGCTGTGCAGAACCACACCGTCCCAGCCAACACCACCTCTCTGCAGCTCAGAGACCTCAGGCCTGGCGCCTCCTACAGCCTGGTGGTCAGTACTGTCAGTGGTGGGATGGTGTCGAAGCAGGCCGTGGCTGAGGGACGCACTG TACCAGCTGCGGTCGGAGAGGTCACGGTCAGTAACAACGGTCGTCCAGACTTCCTGGGGGTGTCGTGGCAGCCAGCGGTCGGAGATGTGGACAGTTACCTGGTCCTACTGAAGGACCGCGACAGGACCGTACACAACCTGGTGGTTTCTAAGGCAAGCCCAGAGTGTGTGTTTAACTCCCTCACAGTCAGGGAGGCTGTACACCGTCTCCATAGCAACCCGCAGCGGCAGCTTCCAGAACAACACGGTGGTGACGGCTCCAACACGCAG